One Loxodonta africana isolate mLoxAfr1 chromosome 6, mLoxAfr1.hap2, whole genome shotgun sequence DNA window includes the following coding sequences:
- the LOC104847270 gene encoding LOW QUALITY PROTEIN: serine/threonine-protein kinase Nek4-like (The sequence of the model RefSeq protein was modified relative to this genomic sequence to represent the inferred CDS: inserted 2 bases in 2 codons; deleted 2 bases in 1 codon; substituted 1 base at 1 genomic stop codon): MPLAAHCYLGAVGRGSYGKVTLVRHQRGGRQYVIKKLNLRKASSREGRAAEQEGQLLSQLKHPNIVTYKESWERGDGLLYILMGFCEGGDLYRKLKEQKGRLLPESQVVEWFVQXAMALQCLHERHILHXDLKTQNVFLTRASIIKVGDLGIARVLENHCDMASSLIGTPYNMSPELFSDKPYNYKSDVWALGCCVYEMATLKHAFNAKDMNSLVYRIIEGKLPPMSKDYSPELAELLRTMLSKRPEXRPSVRSILRQPYIKHQISLFLEATKAKTCKNNVKNGDSKPKPVATVVSGKAESNNEVISPQPYSSEGSKAYVVGEDLCSSQETPVVIGPLKTSTSLKGHSCKPDMSNTAESLATISRVNINILPAGRKDSMGGDLVQETQPGHLDISNELEGKCNISQVKEERLQDNTKSIAQLENLVPTWSSGDVSEAGSDPVKPLLLLSKDPKPKDQDPVAIECIVEEQARIRPGLQPHISGSEPSQSRQPRQKRREQTERSGGKRQFQEVFLRQLPSVPAVGNVDVTSTRKDSENQSRAVSGSMSSSRSNEVSSSKDRPLSARRRGGLKQSQEEMCSSGPSVRRALSAVGPGKPQEEGQLIPARRFSSDSSVAQEKKLPRCLSEEELSSSTSSTDKSDGDSREGKNHTNEMSDLVQLMTQTLKLDSKESCEDLPVSEFKVHRKYRDTLILHGKIAEETEELRFKELPPAIVPGSEKIRRTVEVLRADVIQGLGIQLLEEVYDLLEEEDELEREVHLREHLGEKYTAYGVKIRQLKFFEENVNF; the protein is encoded by the exons ATGCCCCTGGCTGCCCACTGCTACCTGGGGGCTGTGGGCAGGGGCAGCTACGGGAAGGTGACGCTTGTGAGGCACCAGCGAGGCGGCAGGCAGTATGTCATCAAAAAACTGAACCTTCGAAAGGCCTCCAGCCGAGAGGGGCGGGCTGCTGAGCAGGAAGGGCAGCTCTTGTCTCAGCTGAAGCACCCCAACATTGTCACTTACAAAGAGTCGTGGGAGAGAGGGGATGGTCTGCTCTACATTCTCATGGGCTTCTGTGAAGGAGGCGATCTGTACCGAAAACTCAAGGAGCAGAAGGGCCGGCTTCTGCCGGAGAGTCAGGTGGTGGAGTGGTTTGTTC AGGCCATGGCTCTGCAGTGTTTACATGAGAGACACATCCTTCACTGAGATCTGAAGACTCAAAATGTCTTCCTAACAAGAGCAAGTATTATCAAAGTGGGTGACCTAGGAATTGCCCGAGTGTTAGAGAACCACTGTGACATGGCTAGCAGCCTCATTGGCACGCCCTACAACATGAGTCCTGAACTGTTCTCAGACAAACCCTACAACTATAAGTCTGATGTTTGGGCTCTAGGATGCTGTGTATATGAAATGGCTACCCTGAAGCATGCGTTCAATGCAAAAGACATGAATTCTTTAGTTTATCGGATTATTGAAGGAAAGCTGCCACCAATgtcaaaagattacagcccagagtTGGCAGAACTGTTAAGAACAATGCTAAGTAAAAGGCCTG AAAGACCATCTGTGAGGAGCATCCTGAGGCAACCTTACATAAAGCACCAAATCTCCTTGTTTTTGGAGGCCACAAAGGCAAAAACCTGTAAGAATAATGTTAAAAATGGTGACTCTAAACCCAAGCCTGTTGCTACAGTGGTTTCCGGAAAAGCCGAATCAAATAATGAAGTAATCTCACCCCAACCATACTCCTCTGAGGGCTCCAAGGCATACGTAGTGGGAGAAGACTTGTGTTCATCCCAGGAAACACCCGTGGTCATTGGCCCACTGAAGACATCTACCAGTCTGAAAGGCCACTCCTGCAAACCAGACATGAGCAATACTGCAGAGTCACTAGCCACAATCAGCAGAGTAAATATCAACATCTTACCTGCAGGAAGGAAGGACTCAATGGGTGGTGACTTAGTTCAGGAGACTCAGCCAGGACACTTAGATATCTCTAATGAGTTAGAAGGTAAATGCAATATTTCTCAAGTGAAGGAGGAGAGACTGCAGGATAACACTAAGTCCATAGCTCAGCTGGAAAACCTAGTTCCCACATGGTCCTCAGGTGATGTCAGTGAGGCAGGGAGTGACCCAGTGAAGCCTCTGCTGCTTCTAAGCAAAGACCCAAAGCCAAAGGACCAGGATCCAGTTGCTATTGAATGTATTGTAGAAGAACAGGCCAGAATCCGCCCAGGCTTACAGCCACACATCTCTGGGTCTGAGCCTTCCCAGTCTCGGCAGCCACGGCAGAAGAGAAGAGAGCAGACTGAGCGCAGTGGGGGAAAGAGGCAGTTCCAAGAGGTTTTTCTTAGACAGTTGCCTTCTGTTCCCGCTGTTGGAAACGTAGATGTCACGTCAACACGAAAGGATTCTGAAAACCAAAGTAGAGCGGTCAGTGGGTCTATGAGCAGTTCGAGGAGCAATGAGGTCTCGTCATCAAAGGATCGACCATTATCAGCaaggcgg cgggggggactAAAGCAGTCCCAGGAAGAGATGTGCTCCTCAGGTCCTTCAGTGAGGAGAGCTCTGAGTGCAGTGGGGCCAGGGAAACCTCAGGAGGAAGGCCAGCTCATTCCTGCCAGACGATTCTCTTCTGACAGCAGCGTTGCTCAGGAAAAGAAATTGCCTCGTTGTCTGTCTGAGGAGGAGTTAAGTTCTTCCACAAGTTCAACTGATAAGTCAGATGGGGATTCTAGGGAAGGTAAAAATCATACCAATGAAATGAGTGACTTGGTACAATTGATGACTCAAACCTTGAAACTGGACTCTAAAGAGAGCTGTGAAGATCTCCCAGTATCAGAGTTCAAAGTTCATCGGAAATATCGAGACACGCTGATACTTCATGGGAAGATTGCAGAAGAGACAGAGGAACTCCGTTTTAAAGAGCTGCCTCCAGCTATTGTGCCAGGTTCTGAAAAGATCAGGAGAACAGTTGAAGTCTTGAGAGCTGATGTAATCCAGGGCCTGGGGATTCAGCTTTTAGAGGAGGTGTATGATCTTTTGGAAGAGGAAGATGAATTGGAGAGAGAGGTACATTTGCGGGAGCACTTGGGTGAAAAGTATACGGCTTACGGTGTGAAAATTCGCCAGTTGAAATTTTTTGAAGAAAATGTGAATTTTTGA